Part of the bacterium genome, CCGGGCCCCCGTACCAACGCTATCGCGAGATGTCGATCGAGGACATGCTCCTCGAGAATCGCATCATTTTCCTCTCCGGCCCGATCGGCGAGCACGTAGCCAGTCTGGTCATCATGAGGTTGCTCTATCTCCAGAGCGTCAAGAAGGACCAAGACATTCACCTGTACATCAACTGTCCCGGAGGCATGGTGGATCAGACGCTCGCGATCTACGACACGATGAGTTTCCTGACGTGCGACATCGCGACGTATTCCATCGGCCAGGCCGCCAGCGGCGGGGCCGTGATCCTCACGGCCGGCACCAAGGGCAAACGGTTCGCGCTGCCCAACAGCAAGATCATGCTCCACCAGCCCTGGGGCGGCATCACGGGTCAGGCCGAGGACATACGCATTCAGGCGGAGGAGATTCTCCGGGACAAACAGAATCTGAATCG contains:
- a CDS encoding ATP-dependent Clp protease proteolytic subunit translates to MDDRGYPHGGIINPMALATHAQAGPPYQRYREMSIEDMLLENRIIFLSGPIGEHVASLVIMRLLYLQSVKKDQDIHLYINCPGGMVDQTLAIYDTMSFLTCDIATYSIGQAASGGAVILTAGTKGKRFALPNSKIMLHQPWGGITGQAEDIRIQAEEILRDKQNLNRILSEHTGKAIAEIEAETERDRFLDAKEAVEWGLVDEILESTGEESGGKGKDKDKKKS